The Pradoshia eiseniae genome window below encodes:
- a CDS encoding YdcF family protein produces the protein MQISELDADKLSDEQMTKLLFSGIRDDGQPGDCIFVAGSSKAVLYRLPRAVELFERGRAEKVLFSGGVKWDGSELTEAEILKREAISSGIPEDCILLEDKSLHTVENVIASMFILNRAFQLYKMRRILVVTTPYHMRRLHLSLLTYMPDWIEYTLCTAKDGYTGKDNWFMTDIGRKRVHTECVKLIKYVQMGALQDMKIDI, from the coding sequence ATGCAAATATCCGAATTAGATGCTGACAAGCTGTCCGATGAGCAAATGACTAAGCTGTTATTTTCGGGTATCCGCGATGATGGGCAGCCTGGAGATTGTATATTCGTGGCAGGCAGCAGTAAGGCGGTTTTATACCGGTTGCCGAGGGCCGTTGAGCTGTTCGAGCGGGGAAGAGCGGAGAAGGTTTTATTTTCCGGGGGAGTAAAATGGGATGGCAGCGAATTAACGGAAGCTGAAATCTTGAAGAGGGAAGCGATTTCTTCAGGTATTCCAGAGGATTGTATTTTGCTAGAGGACAAGTCGTTGCATACTGTCGAGAATGTAATAGCCTCAATGTTCATCCTGAATCGAGCGTTTCAATTATATAAGATGCGACGCATCCTTGTTGTGACAACACCTTATCATATGAGACGATTGCATCTTTCCTTGCTGACCTATATGCCAGATTGGATAGAGTACACACTCTGCACTGCAAAGGATGGATACACGGGAAAGGATAATTGGTTCATGACGGATATAGGAAGGAAACGGGTTCATACAGAATGCGTGAAATTAATTAAATATGTACAGATGGGTGCTTTGCAGGACATGAAGATAGATATCTAA